The following is a genomic window from Patescibacteria group bacterium.
AGCCGGGCTGGTCGTCTGTTTTGGTGAGTTCTTGAAGAATTTTTGATATTGGAACCGCTTTTTTGGCAATTGATTTTTGGTATGCTTCTAATGGATGTCCTGATACAAAGAGTCCTAATAATTCTTTTTCCCATTTAAGTTTTTCAGCAGCGCTGGCTGGGTCCATTTGTTCTAAGTTAATAGTGGTCTTAACTTTAGAGCCGTCAAAAAGCCCCTTTTGTCCATTATTTTTGTTATTCTGTATTTCCCTTGAACAACTCAACAATCGTTCCAAATTTCCAAGCAACATATTCCTTTCCTCCAATTTATCAAAACCACCGGCTTTTATCAGCGATTCCATTGATTTTTTATTTAAATCCTTTGAATGGATTCTGCTTACAAAATCCCCGATTGACTGGTATTTCCCATTGGCTGTCCTTTCGTCCACGATTGTCTGGACAATATTGTGGCCAACATTTTTAATTGCCAACAAGCCAAATCTAATTTTATTCTTATCCACAACAGTAAAGTTTTTAAAGCTTTCATTTATATCCGGAGGGAGAACATCAATATCCATTCTCTTGCATTCTTCCAGAAGAAAGGCGATTCTTTCAACATCTTGTTTTTCAGATGCCAGCACTGCTGCCATAAACTCCACAGGAAAATTTGCCTTCAGGTATGCTGTCTGATAGGCGATAATTCCATAACCCGTGCTATGGCTCTTGTTAAAGCCATATTGCGCAAAAGGCAAGAACCAACCCCAAATCTTTTGGGCAATTCCTTCTTCAACACCTTGTTTCGCTGCGCCAGAAATAAATTTTTCTTTTTGTTCGTTTAAGAGAGAAGAAATTTTCTTGCCGATTGCTTTCCGTAAAATATCTGCCTCACTAAGAGAGAATCCGGCTATCTCTCGCGCAATTTGCATCATCTGTTCTTGGAATATAGGCAGACCGTAAGTTGATTCCAAAATTGGTTTTAATTTTGGGTGCAAATATTCAACCTTTTTTTTGTTTTGTTTTCTTGCGATATATTCAGGAATGAATTGCATTGGTCCCGGACGGTAGAGCGCAAGCATAGTGGAAATATCTTCAAATTTTGAGGGCTGGAGCTGGCGGAGCCATTTTTTCATTCCGCTTGACTCCATTTGAAAAATAGAGGTTGTTTCTGCTTTCTGTAGTAGCTTGTAGGTTTTTCTGTCATCTTGGGGAATTTTATCAATTTCTATCTTCTTCCCGCGGATTATCTCAATAAGCTTAACAGCATCTTCAATCATTGTAAGGTTTTTAAGCCCCAGAAAATCCATTTTTAACAATCCCAGGTCTTCAATAGAATACATTTCGTATTGCGTAATAATGTTTCCGTCGCTTTGAGTCGGTCGTTGGACAGGAACAAGAGTATCAAGTGGCTCGGCTGATATAACAACTCCGCAAGCATGGGTTGAGGCATGGCGGGCAACACCCTCTAATTTTTTAGCCAAATCAACTAATCGTTTAATTTGTTCATCGCTTTCATACGCCTCGCGGAACTCTGGAATCTGTTTAATGGCTTGGTCAAGATTAAATCCAAAAGGAATCATTTTAGCGATTTTATCACAGGAGATATAGGGATATTTCAAGACCCTGCCAACATCTCTTATCGCTGCCCGGGCAGCCATTGTCCCGAAAGTTATAATCTGGGCAACTCTGTCTTGTCCGTATTTTTGAGAAACATATTCAATCACCTCGTCTCTTCTGGCATCGGCAAAATCAAGGTCAATATCAGGGAGAGAGATTCTTTCTGGATTTAAAAACCGTTCAAAAAGAAGATTGTATTGCAATGGATTGATATTGGTGATATTTGCCAAATAGGCGACTAAAGACCCGCCAATGCTTCCTCTGCCTGGTCCGACCACTATTTTATTTTCTTTTGCCCATTCAACAAAATCAGCAACTATAAGGAAATAGGAAGCAAACCCTGTTTTTTTA
Proteins encoded in this region:
- a CDS encoding DNA polymerase III subunit alpha is translated as MIPKFTHLHVHTQYSLLDGLPKIEELLNFVKENGMDSVAITDHGVLYGAVEFYKKAKKAGVKPIIGSEIYTSFEGMTQKRPNIDNKRYHLVLLVKNETGYRNLVKLVTKAHLEGFYYKPRVDEELLFQHTEGLIALSACLQGKIPRLIISNRIDEAEKTALKYQKAFGKENFYLEIQHHPNIPEQAKANKIIIGLSKKHGIPLVATNDCHYLRPEDAEAQDILMLINTGQKSDDKDRLTMRQDDFSVTLPKEIAENFKDVPEAITNTQKIVDACNFEFKLGEIKLPNFQVPGQGNPDEYLTDICEKRFDKRKKEFKNEKEARERLEYELEVIKKTGFASYFLIVADFVEWAKENKIVVGPGRGSIGGSLVAYLANITNINPLQYNLLFERFLNPERISLPDIDLDFADARRDEVIEYVSQKYGQDRVAQIITFGTMAARAAIRDVGRVLKYPYISCDKIAKMIPFGFNLDQAIKQIPEFREAYESDEQIKRLVDLAKKLEGVARHASTHACGVVISAEPLDTLVPVQRPTQSDGNIITQYEMYSIEDLGLLKMDFLGLKNLTMIEDAVKLIEIIRGKKIEIDKIPQDDRKTYKLLQKAETTSIFQMESSGMKKWLRQLQPSKFEDISTMLALYRPGPMQFIPEYIARKQNKKKVEYLHPKLKPILESTYGLPIFQEQMMQIAREIAGFSLSEADILRKAIGKKISSLLNEQKEKFISGAAKQGVEEGIAQKIWGWFLPFAQYGFNKSHSTGYGIIAYQTAYLKANFPVEFMAAVLASEKQDVERIAFLLEECKRMDIDVLPPDINESFKNFTVVDKNKIRFGLLAIKNVGHNIVQTIVDERTANGKYQSIGDFVSRIHSKDLNKKSMESLIKAGGFDKLEERNMLLGNLERLLSCSREIQNNKNNGQKGLFDGSKVKTTINLEQMDPASAAEKLKWEKELLGLFVSGHPLEAYQKSIAKKAVPISKILQELTKTDDQPGFPLNVSDKIFKKIMPGTRLKICGLISRIKKIITKSGRPMFFVKIQDLTGEIEAIIFPNSAEQYANVLQENKIVIVSGRVDFKEDSPKMIVEGIEEIIEE